In Nitrosarchaeum koreense MY1, one genomic interval encodes:
- a CDS encoding VOC family protein, which translates to MNIKKVGNVILAVKDIDKSLKFYHEIIGLPIKRQRRSWVDLGTSGALLSLHPASLTAQHIGSSIENGITIGFLVGDVSSAVEELRSKGVKIHREIVDRDAGKNAVILDPDDYLISLFEPSFDDKTEQTTGYHGFTPA; encoded by the coding sequence GTGAATATCAAAAAAGTTGGAAATGTCATTTTAGCAGTTAAAGACATTGATAAATCACTGAAATTTTACCATGAAATTATCGGATTGCCAATAAAAAGACAGAGACGATCATGGGTAGATTTGGGCACTTCTGGAGCTTTGTTGAGTTTACATCCTGCATCACTTACAGCTCAGCATATAGGAAGCTCAATTGAAAATGGCATTACAATTGGATTTTTGGTAGGTGATGTCTCGTCTGCAGTTGAAGAATTAAGATCAAAAGGTGTTAAAATTCACCGTGAAATTGTAGATAGAGATGCTGGAAAAAATGCAGTTATTTTGGATCCTGATGATTATTTAATTTCATTATTTGAACCATCATTTGATGATAAAACAGAACAAACAACTGGATATCACGGATTTACTCCCGCCTAG
- a CDS encoding TIGR00300 family protein: protein MAKYTQEIEVDGHLIDSSILTKIFDKIMDLHGEFQVEEINIGKKKKDPSYARLSVTGKNQKHLDEILETIYREGAVSKIQKGISLKKAPKDMVMPEDFYSTTNNHTRVFHNKQWIQVENMMMDKCIVVKNNRAFCVPVRDVKKGDSIIVGENGIKITPPERPREGVNVFEFMGSSSSSERPTQHIAKKVAEDIYKTKKNGGKIVIVGGPAIVHTGAADAVAELIKLGFIDGVLAGNALAVHDIEYATLGTSLGMNVHDATLAYRGHRNHMETINAVFRAGSIANMVKTKKLTRGIMYQCVKNKIPFVLAGSIRDDGPLPDVITDVAEAQREYKKVLKDASMVIMISTMLHSIATGNMLPANVKVVVVDINQPTVTKLMDRGTWQALGIVTDVGAFLPMVLQQIKKQKKI, encoded by the coding sequence TTGGCAAAATATACACAAGAAATTGAAGTAGATGGGCATCTTATCGACTCATCAATTTTAACAAAAATATTTGACAAGATAATGGATCTTCATGGAGAATTTCAAGTAGAAGAAATCAACATAGGAAAAAAGAAAAAAGATCCATCATATGCACGATTATCAGTTACCGGCAAAAATCAAAAACATCTAGATGAAATTTTAGAAACAATTTATCGCGAAGGAGCAGTCTCAAAAATACAAAAAGGAATTTCATTAAAAAAAGCACCAAAAGACATGGTGATGCCAGAGGACTTTTACAGTACCACCAATAACCATACTCGAGTTTTTCACAATAAACAATGGATTCAAGTTGAAAATATGATGATGGACAAATGCATTGTAGTAAAAAACAACAGAGCATTTTGTGTCCCTGTAAGAGATGTTAAAAAAGGAGACAGCATCATTGTTGGAGAAAACGGAATAAAGATTACTCCACCTGAGCGTCCAAGAGAAGGTGTTAATGTTTTTGAATTTATGGGAAGCTCAAGTTCTAGTGAAAGACCAACTCAGCATATTGCAAAAAAAGTAGCAGAGGACATTTACAAGACAAAAAAGAACGGCGGGAAAATTGTAATTGTAGGCGGTCCTGCAATAGTACATACCGGTGCAGCTGATGCCGTTGCAGAGTTGATCAAACTAGGGTTTATTGACGGAGTTTTAGCTGGAAACGCTTTAGCGGTTCACGATATAGAATATGCCACACTTGGAACATCACTAGGAATGAATGTTCATGATGCGACTTTGGCATATCGTGGACATCGAAATCATATGGAGACCATAAATGCTGTTTTTCGTGCAGGGTCTATTGCAAATATGGTTAAGACAAAAAAATTAACACGTGGAATAATGTACCAATGTGTAAAAAATAAAATTCCATTTGTATTGGCTGGATCTATTAGAGACGACGGACCATTACCAGATGTAATTACAGATGTTGCAGAGGCACAAAGAGAGTACAAAAAAGTTCTCAAAGATGCAAGCATGGTAATTATGATCTCTACAATGTTGCACTCTATTGCGACTGGTAACATGTTACCTGCAAACGTCAAAGTTGTTGTAGTTGATATCAATCAGCCAACAGTTACCAAGCTAATGGATAGGGGTACTTGGCAGGCATTAGGAATTGTTACTGATGTTGGTGCATTTTTGCCAATGGTGTTGCAACAAATTAAAAAACAGAAAAAAATCTAA
- a CDS encoding cob(I)yrinic acid a,c-diamide adenosyltransferase translates to MKIYTKTGDDGTTGLQGNLRVSKSNPRIIAYGAIDETNALLGIIQSYEIDKDIAVLLNLIQNELFVIGADLSNPKLEDKKNRVTTDMISNLEKNIDKYESELVPLTNFILPGGTILASQLHHIRTVTRRAETFIIMLSEEEKINENCIKYVNRLSDLFFVLGRVLNKRSGKKDIIWKV, encoded by the coding sequence TTGAAAATATATACAAAGACTGGTGACGATGGAACTACCGGGTTACAAGGTAATTTGAGGGTATCAAAATCAAACCCACGAATCATAGCGTATGGTGCAATTGATGAAACAAATGCACTGTTGGGCATTATACAATCATATGAAATCGATAAGGACATTGCTGTTTTGCTAAATTTAATTCAAAACGAATTATTTGTAATTGGGGCTGATCTTTCTAATCCAAAATTGGAAGATAAAAAAAATAGAGTTACCACAGACATGATATCAAATTTAGAAAAAAATATTGATAAATATGAATCCGAATTGGTTCCTCTGACCAATTTTATCTTGCCTGGTGGAACAATTTTAGCATCACAACTACATCATATTCGAACTGTAACACGAAGAGCTGAAACATTCATCATAATGTTAAGCGAGGAAGAAAAAATCAACGAGAACTGTATCAAGTATGTAAATCGTTTATCTGATCTTTTTTTTGTGTTGGGTCGTGTTTTAAATAAAAGAAGTGGAAAAAAAGACATAATTTGGAAAGTTTGA
- a CDS encoding TrmB family transcriptional regulator, with product MTTEIQTSIFDSTPDTQLYEYKLSLDKVQAELLQYGLTSNQSKVFIYLGKYGAKTAPEVCKALKLPRTETYHLLSALQNKGIVSATFQHPIQFTASPLNKAIWILVNAEKERVKSLEHMEKGLSELWDNIPTFDSLHDEVEEKFQMLQGANQIQSKITEMTDNFKDEFLILGSEKDYIKLYHGEFLESFVKSKQQFRLLSACSDKTTYIFDNLERKNIKKLDKDIQNHLCFILKDDSELLFFTKNANSTTEPFAMWTNSKSLVYSMKLLFESLWTNSKNIHL from the coding sequence ATGACCACAGAAATACAAACTTCGATATTTGACTCTACACCAGACACCCAGTTGTATGAGTACAAGCTATCCCTTGATAAAGTTCAGGCAGAACTCTTGCAATATGGTTTGACATCAAATCAAAGTAAAGTGTTTATTTATCTTGGAAAATATGGTGCAAAGACAGCACCTGAAGTATGCAAGGCCCTTAAATTACCTAGAACTGAAACATATCATTTACTATCAGCATTACAAAACAAAGGAATTGTTTCTGCAACGTTTCAACATCCGATTCAATTTACAGCATCACCATTAAACAAAGCAATATGGATTTTAGTAAATGCTGAAAAAGAAAGAGTCAAATCTTTAGAGCATATGGAAAAAGGATTATCTGAATTATGGGACAACATTCCTACTTTTGACTCATTACATGATGAGGTTGAAGAAAAATTCCAAATGCTTCAAGGTGCAAATCAAATTCAATCAAAAATCACTGAAATGACTGATAACTTTAAAGATGAATTTTTAATCCTTGGTTCTGAAAAAGACTATATCAAATTATATCATGGTGAATTTTTAGAATCCTTTGTAAAATCAAAACAACAGTTTAGATTACTAAGTGCATGTTCAGATAAAACTACCTACATATTTGATAATCTGGAAAGAAAAAATATCAAAAAACTAGACAAAGACATTCAAAATCACTTGTGCTTTATTCTAAAAGACGATTCTGAATTACTTTTCTTTACAAAGAATGCAAACTCTACGACAGAGCCATTTGCAATGTGGACTAATTCAAAATCACTAGTATATTCAATGAAATTACTCTTTGAATCTCTTTGGACAAATTCAAAGAACATTCATTTGTAA
- a CDS encoding response regulator transcription factor gives MASCIVVDDDPDIISVFCDMLCMIEVDVLATANDGSHAVSMYKKHHPDIVFTDLNMPRYDGLYAIEKIKDINPDARIIVITGDSNAYMHPFLNSLNVQVIQKPFAVQAIKKAITNCLIGNSEQISFDIKYQFKGETKSYSCTVNYEQYKNFKTLPVVEKCEIIKKSKKQFDKYADEMRKAINLAIRNDTSHIRRLSEMVT, from the coding sequence ATGGCAAGTTGTATTGTAGTAGATGATGATCCAGACATTATTAGCGTATTTTGTGATATGCTATGTATGATCGAAGTAGATGTTCTTGCAACTGCCAACGATGGCAGCCATGCAGTAAGTATGTACAAAAAGCATCATCCTGATATTGTTTTTACAGATTTGAATATGCCCAGATATGATGGATTGTATGCAATTGAGAAGATCAAGGACATAAATCCTGATGCTAGGATAATAGTAATCACGGGCGATTCTAATGCATACATGCATCCGTTTCTAAACTCGTTAAATGTACAGGTAATTCAAAAGCCATTTGCTGTTCAAGCAATAAAAAAAGCAATAACTAACTGTCTGATTGGAAATTCAGAGCAGATATCATTTGACATCAAATATCAATTCAAGGGGGAAACCAAGTCATATTCATGCACAGTTAACTATGAGCAATACAAGAACTTCAAAACATTGCCAGTCGTAGAAAAATGTGAAATAATCAAAAAAAGTAAAAAACAATTTGACAAGTATGCTGATGAGATGCGTAAAGCCATCAATCTGGCAATCAGAAATGATACCAGTCACATTCGTAGACTATCTGAGATGGTAACCTGA
- a CDS encoding HD domain-containing protein, producing the protein MSNDFKALIIDFFNTSAKLKKIPRQGWIDKLLINDPESVADHTFSMAIIGMIFADLEGHNTEKILKIILLHDIAEALIGDITPEKMSIQRKTELENNAMEKILSNLPKKLQKQYNDLWIEYQLNHSKEAQLVHQIDKLEMALQAKIYSNEGYSEKSLASFFKTAKNEITDPKLMEIFKKIASK; encoded by the coding sequence ATGTCAAACGATTTTAAAGCCTTGATTATTGATTTTTTTAACACATCTGCAAAATTAAAAAAAATACCTCGTCAGGGATGGATTGATAAATTATTGATAAATGATCCAGAATCTGTAGCAGATCACACTTTTTCAATGGCAATCATTGGAATGATTTTTGCAGATTTAGAAGGACATAACACAGAAAAAATTTTAAAAATTATTCTATTACATGACATAGCAGAGGCTTTAATTGGAGACATCACTCCAGAAAAAATGTCAATACAAAGAAAAACAGAGTTAGAAAATAATGCGATGGAAAAAATTCTCAGTAATTTACCAAAGAAATTACAAAAACAATACAATGATCTTTGGATTGAATATCAATTAAATCACTCTAAAGAAGCTCAATTAGTTCATCAAATAGACAAATTAGAAATGGCGTTACAGGCAAAAATCTATTCAAATGAAGGATATTCTGAAAAATCGTTGGCCTCATTTTTTAAGACTGCAAAAAATGAAATCACAGATCCAAAGTTAATGGAGATATTTAAAAAAATAGCATCCAAATAA
- a CDS encoding RAD55 family ATPase, protein MNDDELVAKLEESMQHNLGDWGRTQYLIERIQKRQEIFQSDKKYLDRMLNEIQKIHQRDLEVEKTERTKQRIFVQDLIKCDRCESEIGLNQRAIRKKDFWFHELCYDDIPISKQIEITKQPLDKQTIKYDDYFKIEDKSSVNQFYPFQIIFTSAILISLIASIYFLFDKFFSIVIAIVCTALFIVIYKSQFKMFNNKKYNQTHTSLIKTGIPGLDSMISGGLKKNRSVIISGPPGSGKTTFGLQFLYSGARDFDEPGVYVTMSQNIDEIKNDCKSFGWDFDDLINKDKIMMIDARPFKIQDEMIGKDDSLYRGEQMPFEHLTKLLLSSIKRIEAKRVVIDSVTILAMQYLDKFYMRQGLQGMIQALENYGVTSLIISEHSENNEIPLEWFVTSGIIQMNNQIIANTPRQTIQIKKLRGVKHSQQIHPIRLEVDGLHILEA, encoded by the coding sequence TTGAACGATGATGAACTTGTCGCAAAATTAGAAGAAAGCATGCAACATAATTTAGGGGATTGGGGAAGAACCCAGTACCTAATAGAGAGAATTCAAAAAAGACAGGAGATTTTTCAATCGGATAAAAAATACCTAGATCGAATGCTAAATGAAATTCAAAAAATCCATCAGAGGGATTTAGAGGTTGAAAAAACAGAAAGAACAAAACAAAGAATTTTTGTTCAAGATTTAATTAAATGTGATAGATGTGAATCAGAAATCGGTTTGAATCAAAGGGCAATAAGGAAAAAAGATTTTTGGTTTCATGAATTATGTTATGATGACATTCCAATATCCAAACAAATTGAAATTACAAAACAGCCCCTAGATAAACAGACAATAAAATATGACGATTATTTCAAAATTGAAGATAAATCCTCAGTGAATCAATTTTATCCTTTTCAGATTATTTTTACATCGGCTATTCTGATTTCATTAATTGCATCAATTTATTTTCTTTTTGATAAATTTTTTTCAATTGTCATCGCCATTGTTTGTACTGCTCTTTTTATCGTAATCTATAAATCCCAATTCAAAATGTTTAACAACAAAAAATATAATCAAACGCACACATCACTAATCAAAACAGGTATTCCTGGACTAGATTCTATGATTTCTGGCGGATTAAAAAAGAACAGGTCGGTCATAATATCAGGCCCACCTGGTAGTGGAAAAACAACATTTGGATTGCAATTCCTGTATTCAGGTGCACGTGACTTTGATGAGCCAGGCGTATACGTAACAATGTCACAAAATATTGATGAGATAAAAAATGACTGCAAATCATTTGGCTGGGATTTTGATGATCTAATCAACAAAGACAAAATCATGATGATTGATGCAAGACCGTTTAAGATTCAAGACGAGATGATTGGCAAAGATGATTCCCTATACAGGGGGGAGCAGATGCCATTTGAGCACTTGACAAAATTGTTGCTAAGCAGCATCAAAAGAATCGAAGCAAAAAGGGTAGTAATTGACTCTGTTACAATTCTTGCAATGCAGTATTTGGATAAATTTTACATGAGACAGGGTTTGCAAGGAATGATTCAGGCATTAGAAAATTATGGCGTAACTTCGCTGATAATATCAGAGCATTCAGAAAACAACGAGATTCCTTTGGAATGGTTTGTCACATCTGGGATTATTCAAATGAATAACCAAATAATAGCAAATACCCCAAGACAAACTATTCAGATCAAAAAACTTCGTGGAGTCAAACACAGTCAACAGATTCATCCAATCAGGCTAGAAGTTGATGGTTTACATATCTTAGAAGCATGA
- a CDS encoding Lrp/AsnC ligand binding domain-containing protein, producing the protein MVRAIVLVKSPKKLIAARLRKVNSVYDSFPTSGQFDAVAIIEVENLGKIKEITNQIQKINGVERTETMIEVQ; encoded by the coding sequence TTGGTAAGAGCTATAGTATTGGTAAAATCCCCTAAGAAATTAATTGCCGCAAGACTACGTAAAGTAAATTCTGTTTATGATTCATTTCCCACAAGTGGCCAATTTGATGCAGTGGCCATTATTGAGGTTGAAAACCTTGGAAAAATTAAAGAGATTACCAATCAAATTCAAAAAATAAACGGAGTAGAAAGAACTGAAACCATGATTGAAGTTCAATAA
- a CDS encoding LamG-like jellyroll fold domain-containing protein — MKKHRGLSALVGSVFLVAVVISSLSYVTYSMNLLGNFSESLIIEEKRQKDKQNEAFEIESVTINPSNRLDGVVLNTGQVPLEIKSIWIEEDGIPDTTKKFDINTVIAPGDQFDLINGVDYVMDPLKGYKLKLISGRGEVQSFYINAVGDRSLYLNSYTIPETVSTAFDTTILFTVTNNSTNNAPILNLTPSDLDVDTSLCAFTGCSAVKVSGPTPTSYPSLKSGETAIFSWVYTISGNNADQITFEASLANGITSNIATSNVRIKEVESALTSGTALSSLGLDDPPGQNDVLYFHMETNNVPSTTYQLSGTSPEGSGTYLDLDEIDPSFFSNNSTSTVTIPTGTWYVATRTFHENLPDSLMYVSDDNHDNSVDMIFHLDSNTNPLVDSTGNTNGLDKCSGNASPTYVSLGGPDNSPYYSFDGNDCIDSVWDMDNDNCPGPDSDCEDYSDIEDFPDSTALWFRVPTQYADNSRNVIIRWDDNDSSYSNVERYQIHMGDGSTSGNRGKIFFEVDSSGSGSSNVAQCISTNRLDDNTWHHVVAVRNGAKQCDLYIDGVFNDHDNTGGSGNNVDTGGVDTEIHIGYNGASEYFEGHIDQIMHWNDYALTTSPTNQISDLYNARFGDTSSIVDVTIYETDVNGVNIEPPIAVLINQPMKFIDSGDLIDTSDYATDSFYKNFNFTLSAVPESVIDGQNRLNVTLAYKTGLDTIMRIDDSTMTNQKSSFIQFPIPNISFLSFYQYDNDDILQVVAENTGDVGAWFTYQGTRAIFENLSTGNSYAAIVCSANSTLTNDECNTGGSNTWRLDEDRDSIFIDANNIIYLYFFQAQDRPDRNISCNPTCGTIIPAGDYHMYVFISGYDEKGASFLRKIDIGRITVSD; from the coding sequence ATGAAAAAACATCGTGGTCTAAGTGCCCTAGTTGGTTCTGTGTTTCTTGTAGCTGTAGTCATCAGCTCACTTTCTTATGTCACTTATAGTATGAACTTATTAGGAAATTTCTCTGAATCATTAATAATAGAAGAAAAAAGACAAAAAGATAAACAAAATGAGGCATTTGAAATTGAATCTGTAACGATAAATCCTAGCAACAGATTAGATGGAGTTGTTTTAAACACAGGCCAGGTTCCGTTAGAAATAAAATCTATTTGGATTGAAGAAGATGGTATACCTGATACTACTAAAAAATTTGATATTAACACTGTAATTGCTCCTGGTGATCAGTTTGATTTGATTAACGGTGTGGATTATGTTATGGATCCTCTTAAAGGTTATAAACTAAAATTAATTTCAGGCAGAGGAGAAGTACAATCATTTTATATTAATGCCGTTGGAGACCGAAGTCTCTATCTGAATAGCTATACCATTCCTGAAACGGTTTCAACTGCTTTTGATACTACTATACTCTTTACAGTTACAAACAATTCTACAAACAATGCACCAATCTTAAATTTGACACCTTCAGATCTAGATGTTGATACTTCTTTGTGTGCATTTACTGGTTGTTCGGCAGTTAAGGTTTCTGGACCTACTCCAACTTCTTACCCAAGTTTAAAATCTGGCGAGACTGCAATTTTTTCATGGGTATACACAATTTCAGGAAACAATGCTGATCAGATTACATTTGAGGCATCACTTGCAAACGGAATTACTTCAAACATTGCAACATCTAATGTGCGAATAAAAGAGGTTGAATCTGCATTGACATCTGGGACTGCTCTTTCATCCTTAGGGTTAGATGACCCACCAGGGCAGAATGACGTTCTATATTTCCATATGGAAACTAACAACGTACCATCTACCACATATCAATTATCAGGCACCTCGCCAGAAGGTTCTGGAACATATCTAGATCTTGATGAGATAGATCCGAGTTTTTTTTCAAACAATTCTACATCTACTGTGACTATTCCAACTGGCACATGGTATGTTGCCACTCGAACATTTCATGAAAATTTGCCTGATTCTTTAATGTATGTCAGCGATGATAATCATGATAATTCTGTGGATATGATATTTCATCTAGATTCCAATACTAATCCATTGGTAGATTCTACTGGAAATACAAACGGTCTAGACAAATGTTCTGGTAATGCCTCCCCAACATATGTTTCATTAGGAGGCCCTGACAATTCTCCGTACTATAGTTTTGATGGAAATGATTGCATAGATAGTGTCTGGGACATGGACAATGATAATTGCCCTGGTCCTGATAGTGACTGTGAGGATTATTCTGATATTGAAGATTTCCCAGATTCTACTGCTTTATGGTTTAGAGTGCCAACCCAATATGCGGATAATTCAAGAAATGTTATAATCCGTTGGGATGATAATGATTCTTCATACTCTAACGTGGAACGCTATCAGATTCATATGGGTGATGGGTCTACATCTGGAAATCGTGGTAAGATATTCTTTGAAGTAGATTCTAGTGGTTCTGGTAGTAGTAATGTTGCACAATGTATCAGCACTAACAGATTGGATGATAACACATGGCACCATGTTGTTGCTGTAAGAAATGGTGCTAAACAATGTGATCTGTATATTGATGGTGTGTTTAATGATCATGATAATACCGGCGGATCTGGCAATAATGTTGATACGGGTGGTGTAGACACTGAAATTCATATTGGTTATAATGGCGCATCAGAATATTTTGAAGGTCATATTGATCAGATAATGCATTGGAATGATTATGCATTAACAACTTCTCCAACAAATCAAATATCTGATTTGTATAACGCTAGATTTGGTGACACATCTAGCATAGTAGATGTTACCATCTATGAAACTGATGTTAATGGTGTTAACATAGAACCTCCAATCGCAGTATTGATAAATCAACCAATGAAATTCATTGATTCAGGAGATCTTATTGATACAAGTGACTATGCTACAGATTCTTTTTACAAAAACTTTAATTTTACCCTATCTGCAGTTCCTGAATCTGTTATAGATGGACAAAACAGACTAAACGTCACACTTGCGTATAAAACAGGGTTGGATACAATTATGAGAATCGATGATAGTACAATGACAAATCAAAAATCTTCATTTATACAATTCCCTATACCCAATATTTCATTTTTATCATTTTATCAATACGATAATGATGATATACTGCAGGTTGTTGCTGAAAATACTGGTGATGTTGGTGCTTGGTTTACATATCAAGGAACACGTGCGATATTTGAAAATTTATCTACGGGGAATTCTTATGCAGCAATCGTTTGCTCTGCTAACTCTACATTAACTAATGATGAGTGTAATACTGGCGGTTCAAACACATGGAGACTAGATGAAGATAGGGACAGTATCTTTATAGATGCAAATAATATCATATACCTGTATTTTTTTCAAGCACAGGATAGACCTGATCGTAATATTAGCTGTAATCCAACATGTGGTACTATAATACCTGCTGGAGATTATCACATGTATGTTTTCATTAGCGGATATGATGAAAAAGGGGCCTCATTTCTTAGGAAAATTGACATTGGCAGAATTACGGTTAGTGATTAG
- a CDS encoding RAD55 family ATPase produces MDSTYPKVKTGIPGLDSMISGGLKKNRSVIISGPPGSGKTTFGLQFLYSGARDFDEPGVYVTMSQNIDEIKNDCKSFGWDFDDLINKDKIMMIDARPFKIQDELIGKDDSLYRGEQMPFEHLTKLLLSSIKRIEAKRVVIDSVTILAMQYLDKFYMRQGLQGMIQALENYGVTSLIISEHSENNEIPLEWFVTSGIIQLRHTRKEDTMERTIQVTKMRGIKHSQQIHPIILDGDGMHIQHPRLTP; encoded by the coding sequence ATGGATTCCACTTATCCCAAAGTCAAAACAGGTATTCCTGGACTAGATTCTATGATTTCTGGCGGATTAAAAAAGAACAGGTCGGTCATAATATCAGGCCCACCTGGTAGTGGAAAAACAACATTTGGATTGCAATTCCTGTATTCAGGTGCACGTGACTTTGATGAGCCAGGCGTATACGTAACAATGTCACAAAATATTGATGAGATAAAAAATGACTGCAAATCATTTGGCTGGGATTTTGATGATCTAATCAACAAAGACAAAATCATGATGATTGATGCAAGACCGTTTAAGATTCAAGACGAGCTGATTGGCAAAGATGATTCCCTATACAGGGGGGAGCAGATGCCATTTGAGCACTTGACAAAATTGTTGCTAAGCAGCATCAAAAGAATCGAAGCAAAAAGGGTAGTAATTGACTCTGTTACAATTCTTGCAATGCAGTATTTGGATAAATTTTACATGAGACAGGGTTTGCAAGGAATGATTCAGGCATTAGAAAATTATGGCGTAACTTCGCTGATAATATCAGAGCATTCAGAAAACAACGAGATTCCTTTGGAATGGTTTGTCACATCTGGGATTATTCAGCTTAGACATACAAGAAAAGAAGACACCATGGAAAGAACCATCCAGGTAACAAAGATGCGTGGAATCAAACACAGTCAGCAAATTCATCCAATCATTTTAGATGGCGATGGAATGCATATTCAGCATCCTAGATTGACTCCTTAG